The Pangasianodon hypophthalmus isolate fPanHyp1 chromosome 5, fPanHyp1.pri, whole genome shotgun sequence genome includes a window with the following:
- the LOC117597323 gene encoding mitochondrial chaperone BCS1-like, with protein MTFSDFLGALKDNPYMRHESGRVYTQFDFHPSPGNHITWYGRKWIRVERTREKQMVDLHTGTPWEFVTFTAFGRDRQIFFNILQEARELALKQEEGRTVMYTAIGTEWRPFGFPRRRRPLSSVVLENGIAERIVDDVKEFISNPKWYNDRGIPYRQGYLLYGPPGCGKSSFIYTPELPVIQTPLRSGPDEHHS; from the exons ATGACCTTTTCTGATTTTCTTGGGGCTTTGAAGGACAACCCCTACATGCGGCATGAGAGTGGACGGGTCTACACACAGTTTGATTTCCACCCAAGTCCTGGAAATCACATCACTTG GTATGGCAGAAAATGGATAAGAGTGGAGAGGACCAGAGAAAAGCAGATGGTGGATCTGCACACAGGAACACCTTGGGAATTTGTCACCTTTACAGCCTTTGGCAGGGACCGGCAAATCTTCTTCAACATACTGCAGGAAG CACGAGAGCTGGCTCTGAAGCAGGAAGAAGGCCGCACTGTGATGTACACTGCTATTGGTACAGAGTGGAGGCCTTTTGGCTTCCCCCGTCGTCGGCGCCCTTTGTCCTCTGTCGTCCTGGAGAATGGAATAGCTGAGAGGATTGTGGATGATGTAAAAGAATTTATTAGCAATCCAAAGTGGTATAATGACAGAG GGATCCCGTACAGACAGGGATATTTGTTATATGGACCTCCGGGCTGTGGAAAGAGCAGCTTCAT ctacactcctgagctgccggtgatccagacccccctacgctctggaccagatgagcatcactcctga